One segment of Brassica napus cultivar Da-Ae chromosome C3, Da-Ae, whole genome shotgun sequence DNA contains the following:
- the LOC106345980 gene encoding uncharacterized protein LOC106345980 isoform X1, with amino-acid sequence MCEDDHQFVEWKEHFVSQERGNRVVHYFLKDSSGESILAVVGTERSVRHMFYVVSEDFVRLYGSENSIHSGFKWRSRREVVDWLTSMLSKQNTQGNWSKSPKCDSGESNGSPEFPGYGFAAQRAQATEEVRFPINLRVHSWEIMWSGTSWMCGKQLKHYPSFCRNGITIGVQSFVFVMSKADDLYVAYLEDMYEDKRGLKKVRVRWFHHTKEVKGAVALRNPHPKEVFITPHSQVISAECVDGPATVLTREHYEECIASFPNSLLARVHMCYRQLKKNKIKPFDMSKLRGYLDQPIMSCLSSMEADPVVCGMNKEEDEPWSEGENGAERSKKKQAHLLTRYESSCKRLKLDALGKSVPSLVDAHKNPCYNEVIKPDAKIEFLCQDSGIRGCWFRCTVLEVSRKQVKLQYDDIEDEDGYGNLEEWVPALKSVMPDKLGMRLSNRPTIRPAPPDAKIADFDLTIGEAVDAWWNDGWWEGVVVATGKPNAEDLQIYIPGENLYLTVHRKDVRISRDWVGDSWVDIDPKPEILSLVASDTSPEAKLSMSSTLANDAKAKPIAMADIVEVAKLRGDELDLLGEQNQEHKDDGAVKESDESRQEDKEIGNNQTNAYVNNDCARPQRG; translated from the exons ATGTGCGAGGATGATCATCAGTTTGTGGAGTGGAAAGAGCATTTTGTCTCACAGGAGCGAGGGAACCGTGTTGTTCATTACTTCCTCAAGGACTCTTCCGGTGAATCCATCCTAGCTGTGGTTGGAACCGAGAGAAGTGTTAGACACATGTTCTATGTCGTCTCTGAGGATTTTGTGCGTCTTTATGGTTCCGAGAATTCGATCCATTCTGGTTTCAAATGGAGGTCGAGAAGAGAAGTTGTGGACTGGCTCACTTCGATGCTTTCTAAACAAAACACTCAAGGAAACTGGTCGA AGTCACCAAAATGTGATTCGGGGGAATCTAATGGATCTCCTGAATTTCCAGGCTATGGTTTTGCTGCTCAGCGAGCTCAAGCAACTGAAGAG GTGCGGTTTCCTATAAACTTGAGGGTTCACAGTTGGGAGATTATGTGGTCAGGAACGTCCTGGATGTGTGGTAAGCAGCTCAAACATTACCCATCGTTTTGCAGGAATGGGATAACTATAGGG GTTCAATCTTTTGTCTTTGTAATGAGCAAAGCGGACGACCTGTACGTTGCGTATCTGGAAGATATGTATGAGGACAAGCGTGGCCTAAAAAAGGTCAGAGTGAGGTGGTTTCACCACACAAAAGAAGTGAAGGGTGCAGTCGCTCTCAGAAACCCACACCCAAAAGAGGTTTTCATCACCCCTCACTCTCAGGTCATCAGTGCAGAATGTGTCGATGGTCCCGCCACTGTCTTGACCCGTGAGCATTACGAGGAGTGTATAGCTTCTTTTCCTAATTCTTTATTGGCGAGGGTTCACATGTGCTATCGGCAGCTCAAGAAGAACAAAATCAAACCTTTTGACATGAGTAAACTGCGTGGATATCTGGACCAACCGATAATGTCTTGCTTAAGTTCTATGGAGGCTGATCCTGTAGTCTGTGGGATGAATAAAGAGGAAGATGAACCGTGGAGTGAGGGTGAGAATGGCGCTGAGAGGAGCAAGAAGAAACAAGCACATCTGTTAACAAGATATGAATCTTCATGTAAAAGACTCAAACTTGATGCCTTAGGGAAAAGCGTTCCTTCCCTAGTCGATGCTCATAAAAATCCTTGTTATAATGAAGTGATTAAGCCTGATGCAAAAATAGAGTTTCTGTGTCAAGATAGCGGCATTAGAGGTTGCTGGTTTAGGTGCACTGTCCTGGAAGTATCAAGAAAACAGGTAAAACTCCAGTATGATGATATAGAGGACGAAGATGGATATGGAAACCTTGAG GAATGGGTGCCggctttgaaatctgttatgcCTGATAAGCTTGGTATGAGGTTGTCCAACCGCCCAACAATCCGCCCTGCTCCTCCTGATGCTAAAATAGCAGACTTTGACCTTACAATTGGTGAAGCTGTTGATGCATGGTGGAATGATGGTTGGTGGGAAGGTGTTGTAGTTGCCACTGGCAAACCAAACGCTGAGGACTTACAAATATATATCCCTG GGGAGAACTTATACCTAACAGTGCACAGGAAGGATGTTCGGATTTCCAGAGACTGGGTGGGAGACAGCTGGGTTGATATCGATCCTAAACCTGAAATACTCTCTCTTGTAGCTTCTGATACTAGCCCGGAAGCCAAGCTTTCCATGTCCTCCACTCTTGCAAATGATGCCAAGGCAAAGCCCATTGCAATGGCAGATATTGTTGAGGTGGCAAAACTTAGAGGCGATGAACTGGACCTTTTAGGAGAACAGAACCAAGAGCATAAAGATGATGGGGCTGTTAAGGAGAGTGATGAAAGCAGACAAGAGGATAAAGAGATTGGAAATAACCAAACTAATGCCTATGTCAACAATGACTGTGCAAGACCACAACGAGGATGA
- the LOC106345981 gene encoding transcription termination factor MTERF9, chloroplastic, giving the protein MAGFSFSCCCWCLINPPILFSLPSESPLFLLPATRRRGGKIGELVVSNAHSNPKIINPKKKSRYGQTLSPYDSDEEAELDDESDDDDDDWLLNDDFAEVTEYENKKPKSQKTTIAKKGVKKEAVKTWETDEDDLDNASDKKKKKVEKDSWRLDGRGKVSTRKHVAKLYPRLSEEIDIDPKWVPLLDYLSTFGLKESHFVQMYERHMPSLQINVLSAQERLDYLLSVGVKHRDIKRMLLRQPQILQYTVENNLKAHISFLMGLGIPNSKIGQIVAVTPSLFSYSVENSLRPTIRYLIEEVGINENDVGKVVQLSPQILVQRLDITWNTRYMFLSKELGAPRDSVVKMVKRHPQILHYSIDDGFLPRINFLRSIGMCNSDILKVLTSLTQVLSLSLEDNLKPKYMYLVNELKNEVHILTKYPMYLSLSLDQRIRPRHRFLVELKKVRKGPFPLSSLVPNDESFCQQWAGTSVDKYLAFRQRLLLKDFANKYEKRG; this is encoded by the exons ATGGCGGGGTTCTCATTCTCCTGCTGCTGCTGGTGCCTTATAAACCCACcaattctcttctctcttccctCGGAATCACCTCTCTTTCTTTTACCGGCGACGAGACGGAGAGGCGGAAAGATTGGTGAGCTCGTCGTGTCGAACGCGCACTCTAACCCGAAGATTATAAACCCGAAGAAGAAGTCAAGGTATGGGCAGACTTTGTCTCCGTATGACAGTGATGAAGAGGCAGAGCTTGATGATGAGAGCGACGACGATGATGACGACTGGTTACTCAAC gaTGACTTCGCAGAGGTGACAGAGTATGAAAATAAGAAACCAAAGTCACAGAAGACAACCATTGCTAAGAAAG GTGTCAAGAAGGAGGCCGTGAAAACTTGGGAAACTGATGAAGACGACTTAGATAATGCCtctgacaagaagaagaagaaggtggagaAGGATTCTTGGCGTTTAGATGGCCGTGGAAAG GTGAGCACAAGGAAACACGTCGCCAAACTATACCCTCGTCTCTCAGAAGAGATCGATATAGACCCTAAATGGGTACCTCTCCTGGACTACTTGAGCACATTCGGTCTGAAAGAATCACACTTTGTTCAAATGTACGAGCGCCACATGCCATCTCTCCAGATCAATGTCTTATCAGCGCAAGAGAGACTTGATTACTTGCTGAGCGTCGGTGTTAAACACAGAGACATCAAGAGGATGCTGCTGAGACAGCCGCAGATACTTCAGTACACGGTTGAGAACAATCTCAAAGCCCACATTTCCTTTCTGATGGGACTTGGGATTCCCAATTCCAAAATAGGACAGATAGTTGCCGTAACTCCGTCTCTGTTCTCTTACAGCGTCGAAAACTCCCTGAGGCCCACGATAAGGTATTTGATCGAAGAGGTTGGGATAAACGAGAACGATGTTGGCAAAGTTGTGCAGCTTAGCCCTCAGATTCTGGTTCAGAGGCTTGATATAACGTGGAACACTCGTTACATGTTCCTCTCCAAGGAGTTGGGAGCGCCTAGGGACAGTGTGGTGAAGATGGTCAAGAGACATCCGCAGATTCTTCACTACAGTATTGATGACGGGTTCTTGCCTAGGATCAATTTCCTTAGAAGCATTGGGATGTGCAACTCTGATATATTGAAAGTCTTAACTAGCCTTACACAG GTTTTGTCTCTCTCACTGGAGGATAATCTGAAGCCAAAGTACATGTATTTGGTCAATGAGCTGAAGAACGAAGTGCATATTTTGACTAAATATCCGATGTACCTAAGCTTGTCCTTGGACCAAAGGATACGCCCGCGGCACCGGTTCTTGGTTGAGTTAAAAAAAGTGCGGAAAGGGCCGTTCCCTCTTAGCTCACTGGTTCCAAACGATGAGAGCTTTTGTCAACAGTGGGCTGGAACTAGTGTAGATAAGTATCTCGCTTTTCGTCAGAGGCTATTACTCAAGGATTTTGCAAACAAGTATGAAAagagaggatga
- the BNAC03G71690D gene encoding uncharacterized protein BNAC03G71690D: MEMKWLLTSAFTQMFGYSNQISQTSNSLSTRNKIKMMKKEEYPRGFQVPLHYPKYSKSDYEAMDDLSLDLLLKQYGISFEGSLEDKRVFAMESFLWPDQL; the protein is encoded by the coding sequence ATGGAAATGAAATGGCTATTAACCTCGGCTTTCACTCAAATGTTTGGCTACTCAAACCAAATCAGTCAAACCAGCAACAGCCTAAGCACCCGCAACAAAATaaagatgatgaagaaagaGGAATACCCAAGAGGGTTTCAAGTTCCTCTTCACTATCCTAAATACTCCAAGTCTGATTATGAAGCCATGGACGATCTCAGCCTTGACTTGCTCCTCAAACAATATGGAATCTCCTTCGAAGGATCTCTTGAAGACAAGAGGGTCTTTGCAATGGAGTCATTTCTCTGGCCTGATCAGCTTTAG
- the LOC106345982 gene encoding probable WRKY transcription factor 20, whose protein sequence is MDPDVSNRVDCSESRRDSSGGGARYKLMSPAKLPISRSTCITTIPPGLSPTSFLESPVLLSNIKAEPSPTTGSLFKPPQAVHANSSSYTARTIHQNILDEKNSNESFEFRPPPASTMFYAELVDKQRSEAHSFKHSPSSATDAAASSNEISPQTADQDESRGSAPTILADDGYNWRKYGQKHVKGSEFPRSYYKCTHPNCEVKKVFERSHEGQITEIVYKGTHDHPKPQPSRRNSGGLVMPAQEERLDKNSPLNGRDEKGSSLYNMSPPVEQIGNDDGGDLGMSNKNNDDVDENDPFSKRRKVDGGMEVTALVKPIREPRVVVQTLSEVDILDDGYRWRKYGQKVVRGNPNPRSYYKCTATGCPVRKHVERASHDPKAVITTYEGKHNHDVPMARSNNNSHHELSAPRFRPEESADAVILDLGVGIASGGPDHTSNEHQQQQETNIRSEFVHQIQTNGANGFMFVHGPPMGSWYESSI, encoded by the exons ATGGACCCGGATGTTTCTAACCGGGTCGATTGTTCTGAATCTAGACGCGATTCATCCGGTGGTGGGGCGAGGTATAAGCTCATGTCTCCGGCGAAACTCCCGATCTCGAGGTCCACTTGCATCACCACCATTCCTCCTGGTTTGAGTCCGACGTCGTTTCTCGAGTCTCCTGTTCTTCTCTCCAACATCAAG gCAGAACCTTCTCCTACTACTGGTTCATTGTTCAAACCACCTCAGGCAGTTCACGCTAACTCCAGCTCCTATACAGCAAGAacaatccatcagaatatcttAGACGAGAAAAACTCCAACGAATCTTTTGAGTTTAGACCTCCTCCTGCATCCACTATG TTCTATGCAGAGCTAGTAGACAAGCAGAGAAGTGAAGCGCACAGTTTCAAACACTCACCATCTTCAGCCACCGACGCTGCAGCTTCTTCAAACGAGATAAGCCCACAAACTGCTGATCAAGATGAGTCCAGAGGAAGTGCACCGACGATCTTGGCTGACGATGGATACAATTGGAGAAAATACGGTCAAAAGCACGTCAAAGGAAGCGAGTTTCCACGGAGCTATTATAAATGCACGCATCCTAACTGTGAGGTTAAAAAGGTTTTCGAAAGGTCACACGAAGGGCAGATCACTGAGATTGTATACAAGGGGACACATGACCATCCTAAACCTCAGCCTAGTCGCCGGAACTCAGGCGGTCTTGTTATGCCTGCACAGGAAGAAAGACTGGATAAGAATTCTCCTCTTAATGGCCGAGATG AGAAAGGATCTAGCTTATACAACATGTCTCCTCCTGTGGAGCAAATTGGAAATGATGATGGTGGAGACCTTGGAATGTCAAATAAGAACAACGATGACGTGGACGAGAATGATCCATTCTCAAAACGAAG GAAGGTGGATGGGGGGATGGAAGTAACTGCACTAGTGAAACCGATAAGAGAGCCTAGGGTTGTTGTTCAAACTCTGAGTGAAGTTGACATATTGGATGATGGGTATAGGTGGCGTAAATACGGTCAGAAAGTTGTTAGAGGCAACCCTAATCCCAG GAGCTATTATAAATGCACGGCTACTGGATGCCCAGTGAGAAAACATGTGGAAAGAGCGTCACACGATCCTAAAGCTGTTATCACCACATACGAAGGCAAACACAATCATGATGTACCAATGGCAAGGTCTAACAACAACAGCCACCATGAGTTGTCAGCACCTAGGTTCAGACCAGAGGAGAGCGCCGACGCAGTCATCCTCGACTTGGGTGTTGGAATTGCATCTGGCGGTCCTGACCATACATCAAATGAGCATCAGCAACAACAAGAAACAAATATTCGTTCCGAGTTTGTACATCAAATTCAAACCAATGGAGCTAATGGATTCATGTTTGTTCACGGGCCTCCCATGGGATCTTGGTATGAATCATCAATATAA
- the LOC106345980 gene encoding uncharacterized protein LOC106345980 isoform X2 codes for MCEDDHQFVEWKEHFVSQERGNRVVHYFLKDSSGESILAVVGTERSVRHMFYVVSEDFVRLYGSENSIHSGFKWRSRREVVDWLTSMLSKQNTQGNWSSYGFAAQRAQATEEVRFPINLRVHSWEIMWSGTSWMCGKQLKHYPSFCRNGITIGVQSFVFVMSKADDLYVAYLEDMYEDKRGLKKVRVRWFHHTKEVKGAVALRNPHPKEVFITPHSQVISAECVDGPATVLTREHYEECIASFPNSLLARVHMCYRQLKKNKIKPFDMSKLRGYLDQPIMSCLSSMEADPVVCGMNKEEDEPWSEGENGAERSKKKQAHLLTRYESSCKRLKLDALGKSVPSLVDAHKNPCYNEVIKPDAKIEFLCQDSGIRGCWFRCTVLEVSRKQVKLQYDDIEDEDGYGNLEEWVPALKSVMPDKLGMRLSNRPTIRPAPPDAKIADFDLTIGEAVDAWWNDGWWEGVVVATGKPNAEDLQIYIPGENLYLTVHRKDVRISRDWVGDSWVDIDPKPEILSLVASDTSPEAKLSMSSTLANDAKAKPIAMADIVEVAKLRGDELDLLGEQNQEHKDDGAVKESDESRQEDKEIGNNQTNAYVNNDCARPQRG; via the exons ATGTGCGAGGATGATCATCAGTTTGTGGAGTGGAAAGAGCATTTTGTCTCACAGGAGCGAGGGAACCGTGTTGTTCATTACTTCCTCAAGGACTCTTCCGGTGAATCCATCCTAGCTGTGGTTGGAACCGAGAGAAGTGTTAGACACATGTTCTATGTCGTCTCTGAGGATTTTGTGCGTCTTTATGGTTCCGAGAATTCGATCCATTCTGGTTTCAAATGGAGGTCGAGAAGAGAAGTTGTGGACTGGCTCACTTCGATGCTTTCTAAACAAAACACTCAAGGAAACTGGTCGA GCTATGGTTTTGCTGCTCAGCGAGCTCAAGCAACTGAAGAG GTGCGGTTTCCTATAAACTTGAGGGTTCACAGTTGGGAGATTATGTGGTCAGGAACGTCCTGGATGTGTGGTAAGCAGCTCAAACATTACCCATCGTTTTGCAGGAATGGGATAACTATAGGG GTTCAATCTTTTGTCTTTGTAATGAGCAAAGCGGACGACCTGTACGTTGCGTATCTGGAAGATATGTATGAGGACAAGCGTGGCCTAAAAAAGGTCAGAGTGAGGTGGTTTCACCACACAAAAGAAGTGAAGGGTGCAGTCGCTCTCAGAAACCCACACCCAAAAGAGGTTTTCATCACCCCTCACTCTCAGGTCATCAGTGCAGAATGTGTCGATGGTCCCGCCACTGTCTTGACCCGTGAGCATTACGAGGAGTGTATAGCTTCTTTTCCTAATTCTTTATTGGCGAGGGTTCACATGTGCTATCGGCAGCTCAAGAAGAACAAAATCAAACCTTTTGACATGAGTAAACTGCGTGGATATCTGGACCAACCGATAATGTCTTGCTTAAGTTCTATGGAGGCTGATCCTGTAGTCTGTGGGATGAATAAAGAGGAAGATGAACCGTGGAGTGAGGGTGAGAATGGCGCTGAGAGGAGCAAGAAGAAACAAGCACATCTGTTAACAAGATATGAATCTTCATGTAAAAGACTCAAACTTGATGCCTTAGGGAAAAGCGTTCCTTCCCTAGTCGATGCTCATAAAAATCCTTGTTATAATGAAGTGATTAAGCCTGATGCAAAAATAGAGTTTCTGTGTCAAGATAGCGGCATTAGAGGTTGCTGGTTTAGGTGCACTGTCCTGGAAGTATCAAGAAAACAGGTAAAACTCCAGTATGATGATATAGAGGACGAAGATGGATATGGAAACCTTGAG GAATGGGTGCCggctttgaaatctgttatgcCTGATAAGCTTGGTATGAGGTTGTCCAACCGCCCAACAATCCGCCCTGCTCCTCCTGATGCTAAAATAGCAGACTTTGACCTTACAATTGGTGAAGCTGTTGATGCATGGTGGAATGATGGTTGGTGGGAAGGTGTTGTAGTTGCCACTGGCAAACCAAACGCTGAGGACTTACAAATATATATCCCTG GGGAGAACTTATACCTAACAGTGCACAGGAAGGATGTTCGGATTTCCAGAGACTGGGTGGGAGACAGCTGGGTTGATATCGATCCTAAACCTGAAATACTCTCTCTTGTAGCTTCTGATACTAGCCCGGAAGCCAAGCTTTCCATGTCCTCCACTCTTGCAAATGATGCCAAGGCAAAGCCCATTGCAATGGCAGATATTGTTGAGGTGGCAAAACTTAGAGGCGATGAACTGGACCTTTTAGGAGAACAGAACCAAGAGCATAAAGATGATGGGGCTGTTAAGGAGAGTGATGAAAGCAGACAAGAGGATAAAGAGATTGGAAATAACCAAACTAATGCCTATGTCAACAATGACTGTGCAAGACCACAACGAGGATGA
- the LOC106345978 gene encoding two-pore potassium channel 1: MSNDTARNPLLPKDHSAPMAQDFSINSRTSSRKRRLRRSRSAPRGDFTYNDNDVKLDEPHPHPSKIPMFRDLNPNLRRVILLLALYLTVGTLCFYLVRNQISGHKTNGVLDAVYFCIVTMTTVGYGDLVPNSSTSRLLACAFVFSGMVLVGHLLSRAADYLVEKQETLLVRAFHLRQSFGPTEILKELHTNKLRYKCYVTFLVLVVLLLTGTVFLVAYEKMPVIEAFYCVCSTVTTLGYGDKSFNSGTGRLFAVFWILTSTVCLAQFFLYVAELNAETKQRELVKWVLTRRITNNDLEAADLDEDGVVGAAEFIVYKLKEMGKIDEKDISGIMEEFEQLDYDESGTLTTSDITLAQTTSHIQR, translated from the exons ATGTCTAACGACACAGCTCGTAACCCATTGCTACCAAAGGACCACTCAGCTCCCATGGCACAAGACTTCAGCATAAACTCAAGAACCTCCTCGAGAAAAAGAAGACTCCGCCGCTCCAGAAGCGCTCCTCGCGGCGACTTCACGTACAACGATAACGACGTCAAACTCGACGAGCCtcatcctcatccaagcaagaTCCCAATGTTCAGAGACCTAAACCCGAATCTCAGACGAGTCATCCTCCTCCTCGCTTTGTATCTCACCGTCGGCACTCTCTGCTTCTACCTCGTCAGAAACCAAATCTCCGGTCACAAAACCAACGGCGTGCTTGACGCCGTCTACTTCTGTATCGTCACGATGACGACGGTTGGATACGGCGACCTCGTTCCCAATAGCTCCACGTCGCGGCTCCTCGCGTGCGCCTTCGTCTTCTCGGGGATGGTCCTCGTGGGCCATCTCCTAAGCCGAGCGGCGGATTATCTTGTCGAGAAGCAGGAGACTCTCCTCGTTAGAGCTTTTCATCTGCGTCAGAGCTTTGGTCCGACGGAGATTCTCAAGGAGTTGCATACCAACAAGCTGAGATACAAATGTTATGTGACGTTCCTTGTACTTGTGGTGCTCCTCTTAACCGGTACGGTTTTTCTTGTGGCGTATGAGAAGATGCCGGTTATTGAGGCTTTCTATTGCGTGTGCTCCACGGTTACTACGTTGGGGTATGGGGACAAGAGCTTTAACTCGGGGACTGGGAGGCTTTTCGCTGTGTTTTGGATCTTGACGAGTACTGTGTGTTTGGCTCAGTTTTTTCTTTATGTGGCTGAGTTGAATGCGGAGACTAAGCAGAGGGAGTTGGTGAAGTGGGTTTTGACTAGGAGGATTACTAATAATGATCTTGAAGCTGCTGATCTTGATGAAGATGGTGTTGTTGG AGCTGCAGAGTTTATAGTGTATAAGCTGAAAGAGATGGGGAAGATTGATGAGAAAGATATATCTGGGATTATGGAAGAGTTTGAGCAATTGGATTATGATGAATCCGGAACTCTGACGACTTCTGACATCACTCTAGCTCAGACTACTTCCCATATCCAAAGGTAA
- the LOC106345984 gene encoding probable serine/threonine-protein kinase WNK11, with product MMPSSDPSDKDSEPFVETDPTGRYGRYDELLGSGAVKKVYRAFDQEEGIEVAWNQVKLSCFSDDPAMTERLYSEVRLLKSLKNSSIIALYKVWRDERSNTLNFITEICTSGNLREYRKKHRHVSMRALKKWSKQILKGLVYLHTHDPCIIHRDLNCSNVFVNGNIGQVKIGDLGLAAIVGKNHSAHSILGTPEFMAPELYDEYYTEMIDIYSYGMCVLELVSLEIPYSECDSVAKIYRKVTSGVKPEALKKVKDVEAKAFIEKCINAKPKARPSAAELLRDPFFDGIVDDDDDENNDDNNGTSRVVS from the exons ATG ATGCCTTCTTCCGATCCATCAGATAAGGACTCCGAGCCGTTCGTGGAAACGGATCCCACCGGCAGATACGGCCGTTACGACGAGCTATTAGGCTCAGGCGCCGTCAAAAAAGTCTACAGAGCCTTCGACCAAGAGGAAGGCATCGAAGTCGCGTGGAACCAAGTCAAGCTCAGCTGCTTCTCCGACGACCCCGCCATGACCGAGAGGCTCTACTCGGAGGTGAGGCTGCTCAAGAGCCTCAAGAACAGCAGCATCATCGCCTTGTACAAGGTGTGGAGAGACGAGAGGAGTAATACTTTGAACTTCATCACTGAGATTTGTACATCGGGAAACTTGAGAGAGTATAGGAAGAAGCATAGACACGTGTCAATGAGAGCTTTGAAGAAGTGGTCTAAGCAGATACTTAAAGGATTGGTTTATCTCCACACGCATGATCCTTGCATCATCCATAGAGATCTTAACTGCAGCAACGTTTTCGTCAATGGAAACATCGGTCag GTTAAGATTGGCGATCTTGGATTGGCTGCAATCGTGGGGAAGAACCATTCAGCTCACTCGATCCTCGGCACACCAGAGTTTATGGCGCCTGAGCTGTACGACGAGTATTACACTGAGATGATTGACATTTACTCGTACGGGATGTGCGTTTTGGAGCTTGTGTCGCTCGAGATTCCCTACAGCGAATGCGATAGCGTGGCGAAGATATACAGAAAGGTGACCAGTGGAGTCAAGCCAGAGGCTCTGAAGAAAGTGAAGGATGTGGAAGCGAAGGCCTTTATTGAGAAGTGCATCAATGCGAAACCCAAGGCGAGACCTTCTGCAGCTGAGCTTCTTCGTGACCCGTTTTTTGATGGAAttgtagatgatgatgatgatgaaaacaATGATGATAATAACGGAACTAGTCGTGTTGTTTCTTGA